From a single Nicotiana tomentosiformis chromosome 2, ASM39032v3, whole genome shotgun sequence genomic region:
- the LOC104087365 gene encoding eukaryotic initiation factor 4A-13-like isoform X2, with product MGLQENLVKETYACGFENSFAIQHMAFLLFCKGLEVNQHVQSGTGFTESHQKVSCNSRIKASREANKTTSTDCWKQRTSVN from the exons ATGGGTTTGCAAGAAAATCTTGTGAAGGAAACTTATGCCTGTGGTTTTGAGAATTCATTTGCTATTCAACATATggcttttcttctcttttgcaaAGGTCTTGAAGTTAATCAACATGTACAATCTGGAACTG GTTTCACCGAATCACATCAGAAAGTAAGCTGCAACTCTAGAATTAAG GCAAGTCGAGAGGCAAATAAAACCACTTCAACAGATTGCTGGAAACAAAGGACAAGTGTAAATTAG
- the LOC104087365 gene encoding eukaryotic initiation factor 4A-13-like isoform X1 — protein MGLQENLVKETYACGFENSFAIQHMAFLLFCKGLEVNQHVQSGTGFTESHQKVSCNSRIKVWTHKDCKDTKCRYEIEQRRT, from the exons ATGGGTTTGCAAGAAAATCTTGTGAAGGAAACTTATGCCTGTGGTTTTGAGAATTCATTTGCTATTCAACATATggcttttcttctcttttgcaaAGGTCTTGAAGTTAATCAACATGTACAATCTGGAACTG GTTTCACCGAATCACATCAGAAAGTAAGCTGCAACTCTAGAATTAAG GTGTGGACACACAAGGATTGTAAAGATACAAAATGCCGTTACGAGATTGAG CAAAGGAGAACCTGA
- the LOC104087371 gene encoding aldehyde dehydrogenase family 3 member F1 isoform X2: protein MDRVEEMLGEVRTTFRGGRTRGVEWRKAQLQALLNLLAENEDKIFEALRQDLGKHPVEAYRDEVGVVKKSATNAFRCVEKWMAPQKGRIPLVFFPARGAVVSEPLGVVLIFASWNFPISLALDPVIGAISAGNTVVLKPSDLAPKCSSFLANTIPLYLDPEAIKVVEGGKDISEQLLQLKWDKIFFTGGPQVARLIMSAAAKHLTPVTLELGGKCPTILDTLSNSSDLQVAVKRIAGGKWGPCNGQACIGIDYVLVETQFASVLIELLKKFIKRFYGENLKTLENLARIVNKHHFKRVHNLLKDPNVAASVVYGGSVDEENMVIEPTILLNPPLDAEIMTEEIFGPLLPIITLNNIEESIQFINSRPKPLAIYAFTKNDSLKEKILQETSSGSLTFNDAMVQFLADTLPFGGVGQSGFGRYHGKFSFDTFSHEKAVLHRSFLIELEPRYPPWNDFKMDFVRLAYDFDYVGLVLLLLGLRGLFRRNRRQ from the exons ATGGATAGAGTCGAAGAAATGTTGGGTGAAGTGAGAACAACATTCAGAGGAGGAAGAACAAGAGGGGTTGAATGGAGGAAAGCACAGCTTCAAGCCCTTCTCAACCTCCTTGCtgaaaatgaagataaaatcttTGAAGCACTTAGACAGGATCTTGGAAAGCACCCTGTTGAAGCTTATCGTGATGAA GTTGGGGTGGTGAAAAAATCAGCTACCAATGCTTTCCGCTGTGTTGAGAAGTGGATGGCCCCTCAAAAG GGCCGGATACCATTAGTTTTCTTTCCTGCAAGAGGGGCAGTAGTATCAGAGCCACTGGGAGTGGTGCTCATATTTGCATCCTGGAATTTTCCCATCT CCCTAGCTTTAGACCCAGTGATTGGAGCAATTTCGGCTGGAAACACAGTTGTCCTCAAACCTTCAGACTTAGCACCAAAATGCTCCTCTTTTCTAGCCAATACAATACCTCTTTACTTGGATCCAGAAGCTATTAAAGTTGTCGAAGGTGGAAAAGACATATCAGAACAGCTATTGCAGCTAAAATGGGATAAGATATTTTTTACAG GTGGTCCACAAGTTGCGCGCCTCATAATGTCAGCAGCTGCGAAGCACTTAACACCTGTAACTCTAGAACTGGGTGGAAAATGTCCGACCATCCTTGACACTCTATCAAATTCCTCCGATTTACAGGT GGCTGTCAAAAGGATAGCGGGTGGCAAGTGGGGACCATGCAACGGACAAGCATGCATAGGAATCGATTATGTGCTCGTGGAAACACAATTTGCTTCAGTTCTG ATCGAACTATTGAAGAAGTTCATCAAGAGATTTTATGGTGAGAACCTGAAAACTTTGGAAAATCTCGCCAGAATCGTGAACAAGCACCACTTTAAAAGAGTTCACAACCTTCTGAAAGATCCGAATGTTGCAGCATCTGTTGTTTATGGAGGCTCAGTAGATGAGGAAAATAT GGTTATTGAGCCAACAATCTTGTTGAATCCTCCCCTAGATGCTGAGATCATGACTGAAGAAATATTTGGCCCATTGCTTCCAATCATCACA CTGAATAATATTGAAGAAAGCATTCAGTTCATAAACTCGAGGCCAAAACCTCTTGCAATATATGCATTTACCAAGAACGATTCGTTGAAGGAGAAGATCTTGCAGGAAACATCTTCTGGAAGTCTGACTTTCAATGATGCTATGGTTCAG TTTTTAGCTGACACATTACCATTCGGAGGCGTTGGTCAGAGTGGTTTCGGACGTTACCATGGGAAGTTCTCTTTTGACACATTCAGTCATGAAAAAGCAGTCTTACATAGGAGCTTCTTAATTGAGTTGGAACCAAGGTATCCTCCTTGGAATGATTTCAAAATGGACTTTGTCAGATTGGCTTACGATTTTGACTATGTTGGTCTTGTACTGCTCTTGCTGGGGTTGAGAGGATTATTCAGAAGAAATCGAAGGCAGTAG
- the LOC104087371 gene encoding aldehyde dehydrogenase family 3 member F1 isoform X1: protein MDRVEEMLGEVRTTFRGGRTRGVEWRKAQLQALLNLLAENEDKIFEALRQDLGKHPVEAYRDEVGVVKKSATNAFRCVEKWMAPQKGRIPLVFFPARGAVVSEPLGVVLIFASWNFPISLALDPVIGAISAGNTVVLKPSDLAPKCSSFLANTIPLYLDPEAIKVVEGGKDISEQLLQLKWDKIFFTGGPQVARLIMSAAAKHLTPVTLELGGKCPTILDTLSNSSDLQYNVGFNVAVKRIAGGKWGPCNGQACIGIDYVLVETQFASVLIELLKKFIKRFYGENLKTLENLARIVNKHHFKRVHNLLKDPNVAASVVYGGSVDEENMVIEPTILLNPPLDAEIMTEEIFGPLLPIITLNNIEESIQFINSRPKPLAIYAFTKNDSLKEKILQETSSGSLTFNDAMVQFLADTLPFGGVGQSGFGRYHGKFSFDTFSHEKAVLHRSFLIELEPRYPPWNDFKMDFVRLAYDFDYVGLVLLLLGLRGLFRRNRRQ, encoded by the exons ATGGATAGAGTCGAAGAAATGTTGGGTGAAGTGAGAACAACATTCAGAGGAGGAAGAACAAGAGGGGTTGAATGGAGGAAAGCACAGCTTCAAGCCCTTCTCAACCTCCTTGCtgaaaatgaagataaaatcttTGAAGCACTTAGACAGGATCTTGGAAAGCACCCTGTTGAAGCTTATCGTGATGAA GTTGGGGTGGTGAAAAAATCAGCTACCAATGCTTTCCGCTGTGTTGAGAAGTGGATGGCCCCTCAAAAG GGCCGGATACCATTAGTTTTCTTTCCTGCAAGAGGGGCAGTAGTATCAGAGCCACTGGGAGTGGTGCTCATATTTGCATCCTGGAATTTTCCCATCT CCCTAGCTTTAGACCCAGTGATTGGAGCAATTTCGGCTGGAAACACAGTTGTCCTCAAACCTTCAGACTTAGCACCAAAATGCTCCTCTTTTCTAGCCAATACAATACCTCTTTACTTGGATCCAGAAGCTATTAAAGTTGTCGAAGGTGGAAAAGACATATCAGAACAGCTATTGCAGCTAAAATGGGATAAGATATTTTTTACAG GTGGTCCACAAGTTGCGCGCCTCATAATGTCAGCAGCTGCGAAGCACTTAACACCTGTAACTCTAGAACTGGGTGGAAAATGTCCGACCATCCTTGACACTCTATCAAATTCCTCCGATTTACAG TATAATGTTGGTTTTAATGTGGCTGTCAAAAGGATAGCGGGTGGCAAGTGGGGACCATGCAACGGACAAGCATGCATAGGAATCGATTATGTGCTCGTGGAAACACAATTTGCTTCAGTTCTG ATCGAACTATTGAAGAAGTTCATCAAGAGATTTTATGGTGAGAACCTGAAAACTTTGGAAAATCTCGCCAGAATCGTGAACAAGCACCACTTTAAAAGAGTTCACAACCTTCTGAAAGATCCGAATGTTGCAGCATCTGTTGTTTATGGAGGCTCAGTAGATGAGGAAAATAT GGTTATTGAGCCAACAATCTTGTTGAATCCTCCCCTAGATGCTGAGATCATGACTGAAGAAATATTTGGCCCATTGCTTCCAATCATCACA CTGAATAATATTGAAGAAAGCATTCAGTTCATAAACTCGAGGCCAAAACCTCTTGCAATATATGCATTTACCAAGAACGATTCGTTGAAGGAGAAGATCTTGCAGGAAACATCTTCTGGAAGTCTGACTTTCAATGATGCTATGGTTCAG TTTTTAGCTGACACATTACCATTCGGAGGCGTTGGTCAGAGTGGTTTCGGACGTTACCATGGGAAGTTCTCTTTTGACACATTCAGTCATGAAAAAGCAGTCTTACATAGGAGCTTCTTAATTGAGTTGGAACCAAGGTATCCTCCTTGGAATGATTTCAAAATGGACTTTGTCAGATTGGCTTACGATTTTGACTATGTTGGTCTTGTACTGCTCTTGCTGGGGTTGAGAGGATTATTCAGAAGAAATCGAAGGCAGTAG
- the LOC104087369 gene encoding glutaredoxin-C3-like: MAVNSSVMIHINPAARLTKIENRCFRQCYKLPTKPGFRFPIPKARDLSKISVVEQFRNRVEKTADEIRRLRVSAEAQKPLFLTFFSKTQQFIERFTVREVENEKMALKRNLLMMIAVFGVMAMVKGPAEALASSSPSAFVQNVIYSNKIAIFSKSYCPYCKRAKHIFNELQEQPFVVELDLRDDGGRIQDVLLDLVGRSTVPQVFVNGKHIGGSEDLQNAVKNGQLQSLLKKE; the protein is encoded by the exons ATGGCAGTCAACTCCTCCGTCATGATTCACATCAACCCGGCGGCTCGGTTAACCAAAATAGAAAACCGGTGCTTCAGACAATGTTACAAACTTCCTACTAAACCCGGTTTCCGGTTTCCCATTCCCAAAGCACGTGACCTCTCCAAAATCTCCGTCGTGGAACAGTTCCGCAACCGCGTGGAGAAAACCGCCGACGAGATCCGCCGTCTTCGGGTTTCAGCTGAGGCTCAAAAACCCCTCTTCCTCACTTTTTTCTCCAAAACTCAACAGTTTATCGAACGCTTTACGGTTCGTGAAGTTGAAAACGAGAAAATGGCGCTCAAGCGTAATTTGCTTATGATGATCGCTGTATTTGGAGTAATGGCGATGGTGAAAGGTCCAGCAGAAGCCCTAGCTTCTAGTTCTCCTTCTGCTTTTGTTCAAAATGTCATATATTCTAACAAGATCGCCATCTTCTCCAAATCCTATTGCCC GTACTGCAAGCGTGCCAAACACATCttcaatgaacttcaagaacaACCATTTGTGGTGGAGCTTGATCTTCGAG ATGATGGCGGTCGTATTCAAGATGTCCTTTTGGATCTGGTGGGCCGCAGCACAGTCCCGCAAGTGTTTGTGAATGGGAAGCATATTGGTGGTTCAGAGG ATCTTCAAAATGCTGTCAAGAACGGTCAGTTGCAAAGTCTACTTAAGAAAGAGTAA
- the LOC104087370 gene encoding probable methyltransferase PMT27, giving the protein MPTARARLGRRPSSSSYSSTITTIIFVSLCVLGVWLLTSTSVIPPKSTTRTSTESTISTSASSSLASTIMDAHKTISNNGRTPPVFKDTQGDLPDDAIKPDDANRPQDTRENDKPQTDVSSDITKDSGGRDSLNGNGESLQTSENGKLEDEKKNANLAAVEHSQGLHGTESVEEQEKQKLLETQTSEESSITHRQEAEQITAGIGKTTTGKESKDKGSLGKDKAEEDVSLDSGNDAHGVSTDNTKNILTDQEQQKRLEQHQQQEDDQMQQQQKQSEEQTQGVTSKDQIKHDEAPILKDVKIQHDHKAPVNLTNNLPVLKTENHKTETIVPKESKESKKSWSTQADHSVNQKERRTVGSNNKDSSVPEQNWQLCKVAAGADYIPCLDNEEAIKKLKTTKHYEHRERHCPQEPPTCLVPLPQGYKTPIEWPKSRDKIWYHNVPHTLLAEVKGHQNWVKVSGEFLTFPGGGTQFIHGALHYIDFVQEAVPDIAWGKHTRVVLDVGCGVASFGGYLFERDVLAMSFAPKDEHEAQVQFALERGIPAISAVMGTQRLPFPSGVFDLVHCARCRVPWHEEGGALLLELNRVLRPGGYFAWSATPVYQTLEEDVEIWKAMSNLTVSMCWELITIKKDKLNSVGVAIYHKPDTNDCYDQRKQNKPSMCKPDDDPNAAWYVAFHSCIHRVPSEEKERGYRWPVEWPERLQTPPYWLNQSQVGIYGKPAPDDFAADLEHWKRLVSKVYMNGLGISWSNVRNAMDMRAVYGGFAAALRDLKLWVLNVVNVNSPDTLPIIYERGLFGIYHDWCESFSTYPRTYDLLHADHLFSQLKKRCKIIAVLAEVDRIVRPGGYLIVRDDSATTKEVENLLKSLHWEIRKTISHNQVGILSAQKTLWRPSASAAPT; this is encoded by the exons ATGCCAACAGCAAGAGCTCGTTTGGGCAGAAGACCATCCAGTTCTTCCTACTCATCAACTATTACTACTATCATCTTTGTATCATTATGTGTTTTAGGCGTATGGCTTCTCACCTCCACCTCTGTTATTCCTCCCAAATCCACCACTCGAACATCCACCGAATCTACCATCTCCACTTCCGCGTCTTCTTCTCTTGCCTCCACCATTATGGATGCCCACAAGACCATTTCTAACAATGGAAGAACACCTCCTGTTTTTAAGGACACACAAGGAGACCTTCCTGATGATGCCATTAAGCCTGATGACGCTAACCGACCTCAGGATACTAGGGAAAATGACAAGCCCCAGACAGATGTCTCATCAGACATTACAAAGGATTCTGGTGGTAGAGATAGTTTAAACGGGAATGGTGAATCATTGCAAACTAGTGAAAATGGAAAACTAGAAGATGAGAAGAAAAATGCAAATCTAGCTGCTGTAGAGCACTCTCAAGGGTTGCATGGAACCGAATCTGTTGAAGAGCAAGAGAAGCAGAAACTATTGGAGACACAAACATCTGAGGAAAGTTCCATCACTCACAGGCAAGAAGCTGAGCAAATAACTGCAGGAATCGGAAAGACAACAACCGGAAAAGAATCTAAAGATAAGGGAAGCCTAGGAAAAGATAAGGCTGAAGAGGACGTGTCGTTGGATTCAGGAAATGATGCCCATGGAGTTTCAACAGATAACACCAAGAACATATTGACAGATCAAGAGCAACAAAAACGACTAGAGCAGCATCAACAACAGGAAGATGACCAAATGCAACAGCAACAGAAACAATCAGAAGAACAAACTCAAGGAGTAACGAGTAAAGATCAAATTAAACATGACGAGGCACCTATATTAAAAGATGTTAAGATTCAACATGATCATAAGGCTCCCGTAAACTTAACAAATAACCTACCTGTTCTGAAGACTGAAAATCACAAGACTGAAACCATTGTACCAAAAGAGTCTAAAGAATCAAAGAAGTCCTGGTCGACACAAGCTGATCATTCAGTTAACCAGAAAGAAAGACGAACAGTCGGATCAAATAACAAAGACAGCAGTGTCCCAGAACAGAATTGGCAGCTGTGCAAGGTGGCAGCTGGTGCAGACTACATACCATGTTTAGACAACGAGGAAGCAATAAAAAAGCTAAAAACCACAAAGCATTATGAACATCGCGAAAGACACTGTCCTCAGGAACCTCCTACCTGCCTTGTCCCCTTGCCTCAGGGATACAAGACACCAATTGAGTGGCCTAAAAGCAGAGATAAG ATATGGTACCATAATGTGCCTCATACATTGTTAGCAGAGGTGAAGGGGCACCAAAACTGGGTGAAGGTCTCTGGTGAATTCCTGACTTTCCCAGGTGGAGGTACTCAGTTTATCCACGGAGCATTGCATTACATTGATTTTGTACAAGAG GCAGTTCCGGATATAGCATGGGGAAAGCACACTCGAGTAGTATTAGATGTTGGCTGTGGAGTCGCTAGTTTTGGTGGTTATCTTTTTGAGAGAGATGTTCTTGCAATGTCTTTCGCACCTAAAGATGAACATGAGGCGCAAGTTCAATTTGCACTTGAAAGGGGAATACCTGCAATATCTGCAGTGATGGGTACTCAGAGGTTGCCATTTCCAAGTGGAGTTTTTGACCTTGTGCATTGTGCACGCTGCAGAGTCCCTTGGCATGAAGAAG GTGGTGCTCTTCTCCTGGAACTGAATCGTGTACTTCGCCCCGGAGGTTACTTTGCCTGGTCTGCAACTCCTGTGTACCAAACTCTTGAAGAAGATGTTGAGATATGGAAGG CAATGTCTAATCTGACGGTGTCCATGTGTTGGGAGCTTATAACCATAAAGAAGGACAAACTAAACTCCGTTGGTGTTGCTATCTACCACAAACCAGACACAAATGACTGCTACGatcaaagaaaacaaaacaaacccTCAATGTGTAAACCAGATGATGATCCTAATGCTGCCTG GTATGTTGCCTTCCATTCATGTATACATAGGGTGCCGAGTGAAGAAAAGGAAAGAGGATATCGGTGGCCTGTAGAGTGGCCTGAGCGACTACAGACCCCTCCATACTGGCTTAACCAATCACAAGTTGGAATTTATGGAAAACCAGCTCCAGATGACTTTGCAGCAGATTTGGAACATTGGAAACGTTTGGTAAGCAAGGTGTATATGAATGGACTGGGAATCAGCTGGTCAAATGTGAGAAATGCCATGGACATGAGAGCAGTATATGGAGG GTTTGCTGCAGCACTTAGAGATCTCAAACTGTGGGTGTTGAATGTAGTGAATGTCAACTCTCCAGATACACTTCCTATAATATACGAACGTGGTCTTTTTGGGATTTATCATGATTGGTGTGAATCCTTCAGTACATACCCAAGGACATACGATCTTCTACATGCTGATCATCTTTTCTCCCAGTTAAAGAAGAG GTGTAAAATTATTGCAGTGTTAGCAGAGGTTGACAGAATAGTTAGACCTGGAGGTTACTTGATTGTCCGTGATGACTCCGCCACAACTAAGGAAGTAGAGAACTTACTCAAGTCTCTGCATTGGGAAATTCGGAAAACCATCTCCCATAACCAAGTTGGAATACTAAGTGCACAGAAAACTTTGTGGCGGCCAAGCGCTTCTGCTGCACCAACCTGA